Below is a window of Humulus lupulus chromosome 2, drHumLupu1.1, whole genome shotgun sequence DNA.
TTTTGTAGTGTCCAATCTTACCGCAATTCCAACACTCGATGGCCTTCGAGCTTTGGGAATTATTGGGATTCCTAGATTTGGACCTCCTATCTCTGGATTTACCTCGATAGTTCGATCTTCCATGGCCATTCCCTTTAGTTGAATTTCTCCCTCTTGACTCTGTATGTAATACTGAAGAGGTTGATGATTCACCTGGCTCTCTCCGTTGGATCTCTTCACTGAGAACTAGATCACGAACATCGTAAAATTTTAACTTATCGCTTCCCGATGAGTTACTCACAGCTGTGACTGTAGCATTCTAGCTGTCTGGTAAAGAAGACAAAAGTATTAATGCTCGTACTTCTTCGTCAAACTCAATTCCAACTGAACTCAATTGGGTTGTGACGGTGTTAAGTTCATTTAGATGTTGAGCTACCGATGAGCCTTCCGTCATCCGCAAATTGAATAATCGCCTCATCAAATGAACTTTGTTTGAGGCTGATGGCTTCTCATACATATTAGAGAGTGCTGCCATAAGACCCGCCGTGGTCTTTTCCTTTGCTATATTGAAAGCAACATTGCGAGACAACGTCAATCGAATAACTCCGAGGGCTTGTCTATCAAGAAGATTCCATTCTTCATCTTTCATACCCCTGGCTTCTTCGATCTGCATTTTCCAAAATCCAAAATCTGTACCATCGAATTTCTCAAGTTTCACCTTTCCTTCGTCTGCTGCCATCGCTCCCACTCAAATCTGACTTCCGGATAGAATTTCTAACCacggctctgataccagttgttgggaaaaattACGCGAATTTTCTTATGAATCAGATTAGtgagaataaaaataatagcggAAATAACACACACGCAAAAAAATGTCTAAATTTGCTGCAATTCTTTTACTAAAACTGAGAAACAAAAATACACAAAGTGTTTACAACACTTCTCACAACCCACACCCCAATTATACCCAAGaatttttttctcacaaaaattctcTCAAAAGCTTCTCTCTCTAAGCTTGTCTTCTTTTTGTTTTGGGATGTTTGAGAATGAATACATAAAACTAATTTATAGGTTTTTCTAAACCATATAAACCACACATTTTTTTAGTCGTCTTATATATACTAATTAATATAAGCCTTTCCTTATTTTAGTAAAGCTATATTAATAACTCTTAATATAGGAATATCTAAATATAGTATTCATTTTTCTTAATACAAATGtgatatataatcatattttaaatataaaaagtaatcAAGCCCAAAAGAGTAAAATATGAGATTACCATTTTCTTAGAGAAAGAGATTGTAAATTAAAATACCTTCTTCTAATTTGGACTAGTTTTCAGCATCTGTACCCACACAGAAGATGCAGCAATAATTCAAAGTTTACCTGGAGGAGTCATTTTAACTAATTTGATGGCATTTTTTAAAGTGATATACATTGACCTAAAGATATAAATATAAGCTTCAACAAATCTCATTTTGAACTTAGTGCCTATACAAAACCAAAATACAGAGAAAATGGGTCAAAGAGGGTTGGTCAACATAGAAGAAATTGGAATATGGAATGTCACAGATCAAATGGGAAATATAACTCTAACAAATTTTCTTTGACAAAGTCCAACACAACCAAAACTCTCCTGAAAGATAACCCAAAACAATATATTGAAAACAACCAGACTGATATTTCTTTATAACAGAAACAAGTATAAATTGTAACACAAAAAACAGACCCATATAACAGTTAATCATCAAGGCCAAAACAGAGATAACCACAGCTAAGAAAAGAGATTATGCACATCATAGCAGGCAGCCATGGACGAAACTGGTATGGGTGCTCATCACTACTTGAATTAACATCTTATGAGTGATCAAAGTTCAGTAACTTGTAATTTGAGTTGACAACTCAAGTAGTGTTCAGCATCATATGTTAGTTTATAattgcttattattattattatgggcaCATGATCATCTCTTATAAGGCTTAAGGTGATAAGTATGAAACTCAGAACCAAACGTAATAGACTCTTGATCAAGTCTCTTCTTCAATCTCCTCCAAGTTCTCAACATATCAGACTGTATTAATCCCTTGTACAAGGTCTCGAAAGTGACTTTCTGAGGCAGAAAACCCTTCTCTATCATCTCCACAAAAAACTGGCAAGCCTCCCTCCATTTTTGCTTCTGGCACAACCCATGAATCAATGTCGTATGGGAATCTAAGTCTGGCCCAGTTCCACTCTCCTTCATGTCATTCCAAATCTCTTTAACACTCACCCAACTATTCAGGTCCAAAAACATGGCAACCAAAATGTTGTACGTATGCAGACTAGGCATGCACAGActcttctccttcatcttcctATACAGTTTCATAGCACTTTCCACATCTTTTCTTCCTCTAAACTCTTTGAAGAAACAGTTATAAGTCACCGCCGACGGACTGATTCCGCCTCTGATCATCTCGTCGAGCAACTCCTCTGCATCTTCAAGCCTCCCACAAGAACACAGGCACTTCACCACTGAAGTGTACGTCGCCACATTCGGAGAGATACCCTTCTCTCTCATTTCCTCTAACTTGTCAAGCGAAAGCTGCGGCTTATGAGCCCGGCTATAGACATGAAGAACAATAGAAAAACTCGTCACGTCGGGCTCGATCCCTCTCTTCCGCATTTCGTCGAACACCTTCTCTGCGTTCCTTATAGTCCTCTCAAACCTCTCCTCCGGGTGCAAACTCGCATGCCTGCAAACCCCATTCAACAACACATTGTACGTGACTACATTGGGCTCGATCCCTCTCTCCACCATGTCCTTCATGAACCTCTCGGCCATGTCAATTCGACCAATCTTGCACCACCCGTAAATCAAAACAGTGAACATCTTCACATCGGGACACAACCCATTTCTCCTTCTGTTAAAAACCTCAACCGCGACCCTCACGTATCCGTACTTGCATAGGGTATCGAGCAAGAAGTGGAAATCCTCCGACGTCGTTCTGGTACCGACGAAGGTCTCGATGTCGTCGAAGGCCCTGATCGCTTGGCGTGTGAGGCCGGAGGATATCAACCGTCGGATGAGGATGAGGAAGGTAGTAGAAGTAGGGGTAAGATCGTAATTCTCCATCTCAACAATGAGCTGCCAGGCGACGTCGTATTGCCGAACTTTGGCGACGATGTCGACGAGGAGATTGTAAGAGGCGGTGCTGAGAGGAGAAGGGTTTGGGAGTTGTTTGGCGTAGTGGAAGAAGGCGATAGCAACTTTGGAACTGTGCTTGAGACGGAGGAGTGTTTGGTTGAGAAGGTCTGGAGAAAGAGATATTCCATAGAGTTGGAGAGAAGATTCCATGGCGTGAAACGGGTTGTGATGGTGGAGGAGGAGCTTAGCTACTGAATCGGCGTCGGTCGAGGGCTCCAGCGTCGGGAGTTGATGATCGACTGACACGGCAACATCCTCTgaatcagaagaagaagaagagaaggaataGAGACGAGTAGCAGTGAGTGAGCGACCAAGGGAGACCATTTCTCCAGCAATCGGCCATAGCCGGAGCTTCACAAGACTCAATCctaccatttttttttctctgcaacttcacacacacacacaagtgaaaagtgaaaacaacaatatttaattatatttttactaATTACATTTCTATAATGATTAaattcaaaaaaaataataattatcaatatcaaaAACCGAGTCTTTATTCGaataagaaagagagagaaagacttGGTTTTTTTGACAATGGCGATGAGGGCGAAGCTGTTGTTGGTGACCCTGTTGAGGTtggtatctttctttctttctccatGGCCTGGCTCTCCTTAGCATACTTTGATCGCCATTGATTTTGATTGATTGAGCTTTCTGTGATTTCGGCCTTGTTGTTGGaggagaagaaccttaagttcatCTACGTTGAGATGGTATGGTATCCACTGAATTTTTTCTCAATTTCGTTTGTTAATCCTTATATTTATTACTTACTTGGTTACTGTTATTGCTTCCATTTCGAAAAAAGGCATTCTTCCAGAGACGGTGGAGGCAGCAAAGCAAGTTGGTCAACTCTGGTCAACTGGAATTCATGTAATACTTGGCTTGTTTTTACTACTTTTTCTAGTAATTGATAACTGGGTATGcttaaaagtttgttctttctcaTTCTATTTCGATTTTTGTTGTTATTGATCTAGAAATGGGGGTATGTTCATATACTCTTTGTGAATCCCCATTTTCACACTTGATTGAAATCAAACCATATTggaatattataattattcagTTTACAAAAGGTTGAGATCTTTTGAATTGATCATACAGTAAACAATTTCTCTTCTTTTCGGCTAATGGTGGGAACAGATTTTCGTTATCAATA
It encodes the following:
- the LOC133816975 gene encoding pentatricopeptide repeat-containing protein At2g13420, mitochondrial-like, which translates into the protein MVGLSLVKLRLWPIAGEMVSLGRSLTATRLYSFSSSSSDSEDVAVSVDHQLPTLEPSTDADSVAKLLLHHHNPFHAMESSLQLYGISLSPDLLNQTLLRLKHSSKVAIAFFHYAKQLPNPSPLSTASYNLLVDIVAKVRQYDVAWQLIVEMENYDLTPTSTTFLILIRRLISSGLTRQAIRAFDDIETFVGTRTTSEDFHFLLDTLCKYGYVRVAVEVFNRRRNGLCPDVKMFTVLIYGWCKIGRIDMAERFMKDMVERGIEPNVVTYNVLLNGVCRHASLHPEERFERTIRNAEKVFDEMRKRGIEPDVTSFSIVLHVYSRAHKPQLSLDKLEEMREKGISPNVATYTSVVKCLCSCGRLEDAEELLDEMIRGGISPSAVTYNCFFKEFRGRKDVESAMKLYRKMKEKSLCMPSLHTYNILVAMFLDLNSWVSVKEIWNDMKESGTGPDLDSHTTLIHGLCQKQKWREACQFFVEMIEKGFLPQKVTFETLYKGLIQSDMLRTWRRLKKRLDQESITFGSEFHTYHLKPYKR